One Cupriavidus taiwanensis DNA window includes the following coding sequences:
- a CDS encoding DUF3182 family protein, with the protein MTTSSIASKRKPSLPAAGPAAAQQRGRTVVAYGCESLGQADSHHGMTLANIARKVAEIAGLPFAGGYAASSATGPAPYLVPAQTLVGGELAADLGVRSEDDLFGGVVPYAFVATKAITHGLVDPGAAAPRGWSEAFVRRVVGATLPGFTAFSIGDARIAAQRLLTLGPVRLKDTGGVGGLGQRVVDNEAALEQALAALAPEVVERDGLVLERDLRAPQTYSVGKVMLAGLEASYCGTQGLTGNNRGQKVYGGSTLTVVRGGFDALLQHPFDARILAAVRAAMVYHEAALACYGEGGGMVLSRCNYDVAFGAPAGSDAGGQMLGGVLEQSWRVGGATGAELVALAALRDDPARTRVVASTREVYGDDVRVPDDAEIYYQGEDRHVGPLTKYARLEPESDGNA; encoded by the coding sequence GTGACCACATCCAGCATTGCAAGCAAGCGAAAACCCTCGCTGCCGGCTGCAGGCCCGGCAGCCGCGCAGCAGCGCGGCCGGACCGTGGTGGCCTACGGCTGCGAGAGCCTGGGCCAGGCCGACAGCCACCATGGCATGACCCTTGCCAATATCGCCCGCAAGGTGGCCGAGATCGCCGGCCTGCCGTTCGCGGGCGGCTACGCGGCGTCTTCGGCAACAGGCCCGGCGCCATACCTGGTGCCGGCGCAGACCCTGGTCGGCGGCGAACTGGCGGCGGACCTGGGCGTGCGCAGCGAGGACGATCTCTTCGGCGGCGTGGTGCCGTACGCGTTCGTCGCCACCAAGGCGATCACGCATGGGCTGGTCGACCCCGGTGCCGCGGCGCCGCGGGGCTGGTCCGAAGCCTTCGTGCGGCGCGTGGTAGGGGCCACGCTGCCGGGCTTCACCGCGTTCAGCATCGGCGATGCGCGCATCGCGGCGCAGCGGCTGCTGACGCTGGGGCCGGTGCGGCTGAAGGATACGGGCGGTGTCGGCGGGCTGGGCCAGCGCGTGGTCGACAACGAGGCTGCGCTGGAGCAGGCACTGGCCGCGCTTGCCCCCGAAGTCGTGGAACGCGACGGCCTGGTGTTGGAGCGCGACCTGCGTGCGCCGCAGACCTACAGCGTCGGCAAGGTCATGCTGGCGGGGCTGGAGGCCAGCTATTGCGGCACCCAGGGGCTGACCGGGAACAACCGCGGACAGAAGGTCTACGGCGGTTCCACGCTGACGGTGGTGCGCGGCGGTTTTGACGCGCTGCTGCAGCACCCGTTCGATGCCCGCATCCTCGCCGCGGTGCGCGCGGCGATGGTGTACCACGAGGCCGCGCTGGCCTGCTATGGCGAGGGCGGCGGCATGGTGCTGTCGCGCTGCAACTACGACGTCGCCTTCGGCGCGCCGGCCGGCAGCGACGCGGGTGGGCAGATGCTCGGCGGCGTGCTGGAACAGTCCTGGCGCGTGGGCGGCGCGACCGGCGCCGAACTGGTGGCGCTGGCCGCGCTGCGCGACGATCCGGCCCGCACGCGCGTGGTCGCGTCCACGCGCGAAGTCTACGGCGACGACGTGCGCGTGCCGGATGACGCCGAGATCTATTACCAGGGTGAAGACCGCCATGTCGGTCCCCTGACCAAGTACGCACGACTGGAGCCTGAATCCGATGGCAACGCATGA
- a CDS encoding low affinity iron permease family protein, with protein MPKSSPILPGVGHRPGAGKRATVLHLFDRFAGGATRHAGSPTAFVLAVGVVVAWALTGPMFGYSETWQLVINTGTTIVTFLMVFLIQQSQNKDAVAVHLKLNELLASHREASNMLVSIEDLDEEELRQLVSFYRQLAELADQEDGIKTSHSLDEARENHAAKRHARASRGRQHEAPAGSAPTPASPATPASAAS; from the coding sequence ATGCCCAAATCCAGCCCTATCCTGCCCGGCGTTGGCCATCGGCCCGGCGCCGGCAAACGTGCCACCGTGCTGCACCTGTTCGACCGCTTTGCCGGCGGCGCGACGCGCCATGCCGGCTCGCCGACCGCCTTCGTGCTGGCCGTCGGCGTGGTGGTGGCGTGGGCCCTGACCGGGCCGATGTTCGGGTATTCCGAAACCTGGCAGCTGGTCATCAATACCGGCACCACCATCGTCACCTTCCTGATGGTGTTCCTGATCCAGCAGAGCCAGAACAAGGATGCCGTAGCGGTGCACCTGAAGCTCAACGAGCTGCTGGCCTCGCACCGCGAAGCCAGCAACATGCTAGTGTCGATCGAAGACCTGGACGAAGAGGAGCTGCGCCAGCTGGTGAGCTTCTACCGCCAGCTCGCCGAGCTGGCCGACCAGGAAGACGGCATCAAGACCAGCCATTCGCTCGACGAGGCGCGCGAGAACCACGCCGCCAAGCGCCACGCGCGGGCCTCGCGCGGGCGCCAGCACGAAGCGCCCGCCGGCAGCGCGCCCACGCCCGCCAGCCCCGCTACCCCCGCCTCGGCGGCCTCGTAG